One genomic window of Arvicanthis niloticus isolate mArvNil1 chromosome 24, mArvNil1.pat.X, whole genome shotgun sequence includes the following:
- the Aimp2 gene encoding aminoacyl tRNA synthase complex-interacting multifunctional protein 2 isoform X1, with amino-acid sequence MPMYQVKPYHGGSAPLRVELPTCMYRLPNVHSKTTSPVTDAGHVQETSEPSLQALESRQDDILKRLYELKAAVDGLSKMIHTPDADLDVTNILQADEPTTLTTNSLDLNSVLGKDYGALKDIVINANPASPPLSLLVLHRLLCERYRVLSTVHTHSSVKNVPENLLKCFGEQARKQSRHEYQLGFTLIWKNVPKTQMKFSVQTMCPIEGEGNIARFLFSLFGQKHNAVNLTLIDSWVDIAMFQLKEGSSKEKAAVFRSMNSALGKSPWLVGNELTVADVVLWSVLQQTGGSSGAAPSNVQRWLKSCENLAPFSTALQLLK; translated from the exons ATGCCGATGTACCAGGTAAAGCCCTATCATGGAGGCAGCGCACCTCTGCGTGTAGAGCTTCCAACCTGCATGTACCGGCTCCCCAACGTGCACAGCAAGACCACCAGCCCCGTGACCGACGCGGGCCACGTGCAG GaaacatctgagccatctttgcaAGCCCTTGAGTCTCGCCAAGATGATATTTTAAAGCGCTTGTATGAGTTAAAGGCAGCAGTCGATGGCCTTTCAAAGATGATTCATACCCCAGATGCGGACTTGGACGTAACCAACATCCTGCAAGCTGACGAGCCTACAACTTTAACCACGAACTCATTGGACTTGAATTCCGTGCTTGGAAAG GATTATGGGGCGCTGAAAGACATCGTGATCAACGCAAACCCAGCCTCCCCACCACTGTCCCTGCTTGTGCTGCACAGGCTGCTCTGTGAACGCTACAGGGTCCTGTCCACTGTGCACACACATTCGTCTGTCAAGAATGTACCCGAGAATCTTCTCAAGTGCTTTGGGGAGCAAGCTAGAAAACAGTCCCGCCATGAATATCAGCTGGGCTTCACTCTGATTTGGAAGAATG TGCCCAAGACACAGATGAAGTTCAGTGTACAAACAATGTGTCCCATTGAAGGAGAAGGGAACATTGCACGTTTCCTGTTCTCTCTATTTGGCCAGAAGCATAATGCTGTCAACCTAACCCTCATCGATAGCTGGGTGGATATCGCCATGTTTCAGCTGAAGGAAGGGAGCAGTAAAGAAAAAGCAGCTGTGTTCCGCTCCATGAACTCTGCCTTGGGGAAAAGCCCATGGCTGGTTGGGAATGAGCTCACTGTAGCAGATGTGGTGCTGTGGTCCGTGCTCCAACAGACTGGAGGCAGCAGTGGGGCAGCGCCCAGCAATGTGCAGCGGTGGCTTAAGTCCTGTGAGAACCTGGCCCCCTTCAGCACTGCCCTCCAGCTCCTTAAGTGA
- the Aimp2 gene encoding aminoacyl tRNA synthase complex-interacting multifunctional protein 2 isoform X2 has product MPMYQETSEPSLQALESRQDDILKRLYELKAAVDGLSKMIHTPDADLDVTNILQADEPTTLTTNSLDLNSVLGKDYGALKDIVINANPASPPLSLLVLHRLLCERYRVLSTVHTHSSVKNVPENLLKCFGEQARKQSRHEYQLGFTLIWKNVPKTQMKFSVQTMCPIEGEGNIARFLFSLFGQKHNAVNLTLIDSWVDIAMFQLKEGSSKEKAAVFRSMNSALGKSPWLVGNELTVADVVLWSVLQQTGGSSGAAPSNVQRWLKSCENLAPFSTALQLLK; this is encoded by the exons ATGCCGATGTACCAG GaaacatctgagccatctttgcaAGCCCTTGAGTCTCGCCAAGATGATATTTTAAAGCGCTTGTATGAGTTAAAGGCAGCAGTCGATGGCCTTTCAAAGATGATTCATACCCCAGATGCGGACTTGGACGTAACCAACATCCTGCAAGCTGACGAGCCTACAACTTTAACCACGAACTCATTGGACTTGAATTCCGTGCTTGGAAAG GATTATGGGGCGCTGAAAGACATCGTGATCAACGCAAACCCAGCCTCCCCACCACTGTCCCTGCTTGTGCTGCACAGGCTGCTCTGTGAACGCTACAGGGTCCTGTCCACTGTGCACACACATTCGTCTGTCAAGAATGTACCCGAGAATCTTCTCAAGTGCTTTGGGGAGCAAGCTAGAAAACAGTCCCGCCATGAATATCAGCTGGGCTTCACTCTGATTTGGAAGAATG TGCCCAAGACACAGATGAAGTTCAGTGTACAAACAATGTGTCCCATTGAAGGAGAAGGGAACATTGCACGTTTCCTGTTCTCTCTATTTGGCCAGAAGCATAATGCTGTCAACCTAACCCTCATCGATAGCTGGGTGGATATCGCCATGTTTCAGCTGAAGGAAGGGAGCAGTAAAGAAAAAGCAGCTGTGTTCCGCTCCATGAACTCTGCCTTGGGGAAAAGCCCATGGCTGGTTGGGAATGAGCTCACTGTAGCAGATGTGGTGCTGTGGTCCGTGCTCCAACAGACTGGAGGCAGCAGTGGGGCAGCGCCCAGCAATGTGCAGCGGTGGCTTAAGTCCTGTGAGAACCTGGCCCCCTTCAGCACTGCCCTCCAGCTCCTTAAGTGA